The following coding sequences are from one Saccopteryx bilineata isolate mSacBil1 chromosome 3, mSacBil1_pri_phased_curated, whole genome shotgun sequence window:
- the CD8B gene encoding T-cell surface glycoprotein CD8 beta chain: MGLWLGLLFVSSQLAALHRSSALQQSPENLKAQTNTTVDLTCEAKTFSSSTRIYWLRRLKVPGKDRHHEFLVVGDSTKNTVYGEHVVREKLTVRQETTRSILSLKSVKPEDSGAYFCMTIGSPELTFGKGTQLSVVDVFPTTAQPTKRTTTKRRRCRFPSLVTQKGPPCGPLTLGLLVTGVLILLVSLGVAIHLYCLQRRARLRFMKQFYK; this comes from the exons ATGGGGCTTTGGCTCGGGCTGCTCTTCGTCTCCTCTCAGCTGGCAG CTCTTCACAGAAGCTCTGCCCTGCAGCAGAGTCCTGAGAACCTAAAGGCTCAGACCAACACCACGGTGGATCTCACCTGTGAGGCTAAAACCTTCTCCTCTAGTACACGCATCTACTGGCTGAGACGACTCAAGGTCCCAGGCAAGGACAGACACCACGAGTTCCTAGTCGTCGGGGATTCTACAAAAAACACTGTGTATGGTGAGCACGTAGTGCGGGAGAAGCTAACTGTGCGTCAGGAGACAACCCGATCCATTCTCAGTCTCAAAAGTGTGAAGCCTGAGGACAGTGGTGCTTACTTCTGCATGACCATCGGGAGCCCGGAGCTGACCTTCGGGAAGGGAACTCAGCTGAGTGTAG tTGATGTCTTTCCCACCACTGCTCAGCCCACCAAGAGGACCACCACTAAGAGGAGAAGGTGCCGGTTCCCAAGCCTGGTGACTCAGAAGG GTCCACCTTGTGGCCCCCTTACCCTTGGCCTGCTGGTAACCGGTGTCCTGATTCTGCTGGTGTCTTTGGGTGTGGCCATTCACCTATACT GCCTGCAGAGGAGAGCCCGGCTTCGCTTCATGAAACA GTTTTATAAATGA